Sequence from the Phragmites australis chromosome 11, lpPhrAust1.1, whole genome shotgun sequence genome:
TGCAGCAGAGACAGGACAGGGTActtatatatataatccatacGGAACTACGAGCATTATTCCTTGAGTGGGATGGGATGGTGATAGTAGATAATCTGAGGCCTAACCATCACGGAACTACGGGCGCGTGGCCAGATCAAAGCAAGGCGCTGAGCTCCGCTGCCTCATCACGCTAGCTCCTCCACCATGCATCCAGCTCCCGAGCTTAATCTGGGGCCTCACGAGCCTCAGATGGACCAGGGGCTGCGCTGATGAAGAAGAGGCCATTTTTGGTAGTAAAGGAAAAGCAAGGAATGCAAATCTTTGGAAAAAGTTCTAAAAGTTGTACACCATTTATTTCATCTCAAAAGACCAGCATTTAATTCATACTATGCCATGATATTTTGATAGAGCCACATAATAAAATCCAAATTAACCTACGCATATCTATAACATCGCAAATAAAACGATTCCAACAAATTAATTGCCTTTCCCCAATCGTTTTAGTCGAACGACTAAAAAAGAGTGACAATGTTTGGACACTCTAGTACGTGGAACAACATTTATTTCatcctagaaaaaaaaaacatcaattaGTTCATACCATATATACAAGATATTCTCATATACCCAGTCAATATTTTCACAATAAATTTATGCATATCCGTTCAAGTACAATCAGAGGGAGTGAAAGATTATTGATGTCAGAAGAAACATGGTTAGTTGAAATGGAACTCTTGTGTCTAGCGCCGGTAGATCAAGGGTGTTCGTGTTTCTAAGAATAGAATAATATCAAAATATGGGAGCAATCGTATGTTTGTTCGTTCCTAAATTTCTTTTAAAAGCGAAATAACGATTCGTTCCCACTTAAGATATCTCTTTTATAAATACTTTACTTCATTACTCATCAAACCTAGTTTTCGTTACCGTTACTTGTCGCTATTTTTGTCGTCGCTCTTGCAAACCACAACCCTACCTCCTTTCTTCTTCAAGTTTCGATGCCAACAACTCATGAAGTACAAACACCTCACGTCCTTGTCTCTCTAGCCAGTCATAATTTGTGTTCGTAGGACATGCTATAAAATACCACCATCGCCCTCCTACGCTTAGAACGTAAAGGTTTTAACATTAGTTTACAAAAAACCCTAGCCCTTATCTAGGGATCTACATCATTCGCTCTCATTCACATCCGATAACCAGCGCTCCATGTCAAGCTATTATGGACCTCTGAAAGCCGGCACCTCATCTCACCACTTCGCCACCGCCGCACGTTAGCGTCATCAAATTCCAATATCTCAAGCCTACATCGTCACACTGTCGTTGTCCCCAGAACCGGCATATCGCACCATTTACACCATCTTAGCACCATTACCTTTGTAGGCGGTGCATGAATCGCCACCTCCGCCCGCTGCCGCCGCACGTTAGCATCGTCAAACTCCACATATCAAGCCTACATTATCATATTATTGTTGTCTCCAGAACCGGCATCTCACACCATTTACACCATCGCTTCTGAAAGCGGTACATGAACCACCACCTccatcgccatcgccgccgccgccgccgcatgcTAGCGCCGTCAAACTTCATATCTCAAACTTGCATCGTCATGTTGTCGTTGTCCCCAAAATCAGTATTTTCGCACCGTTTTCACCATCTTAGCGCCGTCGTCTCCCGAAGCAGTGTATGAACCACCGCCTCCATTGCCGATGAtgagcaccaccaccatcaccgtaGCCAAAAGAGGTGGTGTAAGCTTTTGGCAGAAGCTCCAAAGAAAAGGGAAACGGAAGGCTCGTCACCCTGGCGTGAGCGCCTGCCGCTTGGAGGACAGCAGCACCAACGCCTGGGTCTCCGCTCGGCTATAGTAGTATTACCACGGGACCCTGCACCGCCGTCCCCACaggccctctctctctctctctccggttTCTCCCCttccttccctccctccctccccttccAGCTCCAACACTCTGCCGTCTCCACTGCCACACTCTCCTCCACTCCTCACGCCATCCCTCCTTCAATTCCCATCAAAGATCGCCTCGCCGCTCTCGCTTGCGCCGATTCCTAGCCGGGTGGAACTCCCGCAGCCTCCTTCGCGGCTTTGATTTCTGTTTCTTGTTGTTTCGGTGAGCTCACAGTTTACAGGACTACAGGAGAGGAGACATGGGCGTCGGGAGGTCGGTGGAGCGTCGGAATGAGAATCCGCGGGGCGAGGAAGGGAGTGGAGGACGGAATGGTTCGGGCCGGGTGGGCTGCTGGATCCGCCTCTGCGTCTCGTCTTCCCCCTCCCGCTCCAAGGTCGACACCGCCCTCTCCGGCGCGGCCAGCGCCTTGGCCTCCGGTAACGGTTTCTTGCTATCCTCTCTGTACTCGTCTATCGTTTGATGATTGCTTGTGGTGGCTTTTTTATGCGGTGCTTGTCTGTGTGTGTGTCCTCTCCGGTTGTATCGTCTGCCTCCGCGCTTCTTGTTCCGGAGGTTGTGCAATGTATGCATTGCCATATGATGATCCCTATATGCTGTCTGTGTGTTTGCGATGGGGGAATTTGGGCTTAGATCGTGGTGTCTGTTATCTCAGGCGACAATGCTGTGGTTACGCGATTCTTATCGTGCTGGTTTGCTCCGTCCGGGAAATTGATGCTGATATTGGACAAGGTGAAGGAATAGACTAAGGGCGAGAACTTTGCAATGTTGTTACATTGCGATGGTTATCATGTTGGTTTGCTCAACGATATCGATGCCCAGATTGGTACCAGAGCTACCTTTACAGTTCTGCAATTTTGTAATTGTTATCATGACGGTTTTTATTCTCTATGATACATGCTTAGATTGGTACTCGAGTTACCTTGTTGCAGTGTTGTCACTTTGCAATAGCTTGATGTAGATAGCAGTTTTACTTTGCTTTGAAACAGGCATATAGTTTTGGAGTGTTTTAAGCTTTATGATTATGAATACACAATGGATCGAGGGATCGTGCCCTAGTCCTATGGACGGAACAGGAAAGTTGGGATGGCTCTTTATTCGGATAGGCTTCGCAACTGACGCTGCTAAAATGGCAACACGTCGTGTGCTTAAGGAATATAAGGAATAACAGGGTTTGGCCATACATGACTGCTTATGTCCAAGATAATGTGCATATTCAGCTAGATGTACAAAATAAAGGGAACGCTAGATTTTTTTTGCCCATTTTGTCCATGAGTTCATTCTGGTTTCCTGTATTTCTTCTCTCTAATTAATTGGAACGTGTGGTAGGAAGTTCTGTGCGCCAGAATTTTGCTTGTTTTGCTGTTGCATAGATCACATTCCTTTAGTGAAGCTCATGTTTTGCACTACTAAAATGATTTTGAAGCATTCCTTCATGTAGCTAGCATGTACTTTTCTTGCTGTGTTTTGGTGCTGGTTATCTTTCCTGTTCCGGCTGCAAAGCAGAAAAGAGCCTATATAGTATTTTAGTGCATATATAGCATTCACTGGATTAAAAAATAGTAGCATACACATGAGGTTAGAATAAATATCAGGCGGGCACGGTTCTTGCTTTTTGACATCACATGACTGTGATATCGCCTTAGGTGCTCAGCCTTCCATTGTTGCCTAAGGTAATGGGAGAAAATCCATAAAGTTAATACTAAATGAAGGAAGGCATCTTCCCTGTTGTTTAGATTCATGAGGCATCTGTCTTAGGGTATGCTTTATTTTGTGGCAAGTTTCATTGAGTTGATTCAAGTTTACGTCTTTTCAATCATTCTGTGTAGGGTTTATCAATTACCATCACttaatatatatgtttatacaTGCAGAAACCAGGCCAAAGAACGATGTTATCCAGGACCAACCTGTTCAACAGATAGCGCCCTATTTGACAACGACCAATAATGCTGAAAATGCTTCACCCTCATCTATAGTTGCAGATGGAGTGAAAGTAGCATTCCAATTGCGGAAATTTTCGTTCCATGAACTTAAGTCTGCCACCAGAAACTTTCGACCCGAGAGTCTTCTTGGGGAGGGAGGGTTTGGCCGTGTCTTTAAAGGATGGATTGAAGAGAACGGAACTGCCGCTGTGAGACCTGGCACAGGGTTAACTGTTGCTGTAAAGACGCTAAATCGCGATGGGCAGCAGGGGCATAAAGAGTGGGTGGTATGTTTTTTACTTGTCTTTAATATTATCAGGATATGAAAATACCGTTTGTATTGTCATGTGTAAGTCTTACATGAACATTTTGTTTTCTCAGGCAGAAGTCAACTTTCTCGGAAACTTACAGCACCCTAACTTGGTGAAACTGATCGGCTATTGTATCGAGGATAATCAGAGACAGTTAGTATATGAATTTATGCCCCGTGGAAGTTTGGAGCACCATCTGTTTAGGAGTAAGCATCTGGCATTTCTTCCATTTTTATTTCGAGTATACTTTACTAGCTGGATTAGGAGTAACTATCACATGGAAGTGTTTTAGTATCTATGCACTTGCTCGGTACTGattgatataaaaaaatatgcaaagcCTCTTTTTACACAAAGATGTCACCAATTTTTCATGCAGacatttttatttattctttGCCACTAtcatataaattataaaaattctCTAGATTTGTCATTGAATACGATACTATTGATTCGTTGTGAAATGTTATATATTGCAAACCGTGACATTGTGCAAAACATCTATTTCTGGACAACGCAACTTGCATCATGCGATTTTTTCTGACCAAGAGGCAGTGGCTTGTAATACGCTTTGTCATTACATGTGTTTTTACAGTTTTTTTTCAGTTCTCATAGCGTGCAAATCATTGAAGattatacccatattgtgtttCTCATTTGTGCTTAGTGGCATCCATTTTTTGTGATTGAGGTTAGATCTGATGGTAGTAAACTTATATTCATACATAAGCATGTGTTGGGTCTTGAACATCCAGGTATTTCTGTGCACTTTAAAAGAACTGATCTCAGCATGCAATGACTCATACAGTTTGTTGGTTATGCCTTATAACCTGTTAGTCACcctttgttccttttttttgttgttttccaAATGCTGATAAATGTGTTATGCTTGTTATTGGATTTTATATTTACAATAGTTGTTAATTAACtcacaattttgttcaataaCTCTGATTAAATAGAAACGGTGCCACTTCCTTGGTCAACCCGAATGAAAATCGCACTCGGCGCAGCAAGGGGCCTTGCCTTTCTCCACGAAGAAGCTGGAAGGCCTGTTATCTATCGGGATTTCAAGACTTCAAATGTTCTGCTTGATTCAGTATGTATCTTTTCAGCACATTTACATTTTTTTGTTTAGACCTTTGTGTTTGTCTTTTGTTCAACAAATTCTTATATCCAGGACTACAATGCGAAACTCTCTGATTTTGGGCTTGCTCGAGATGGACCCGAGGGTGATAAGACCCACGTGTCCACACGTGTAATGGGAACATACGGCTATGCTGCACCTGAGTACGTAATGACAGGTGAGGTGATCATTGTTCTTTTTTTAGCAAAATCatttattttagtttcttgAATATAGTTCAAACTTGCATTTGAAAAGGTTTACTGATTTGCAACACTGCTTGTCTATACCTATCTACTCTGGCTATGTTAATATCTATTAATGTGCATTTGCATCTCCACTGTAGCTAACCATCCATGTGACATGTTCTGTTTTGTTCGACATTTAGGTTGATTATTTGTTCTGTAAACGTAGAGATGATCCTTGACTCTAATGTTAGTGATTTGACAAAAATGATGCTGTCTGTATGTAGCGTGCGCTGTACATTTCTTTTAAGCTAGCGCATTTTCAACCATCTCCACATTTATCTCAATGTACCATGTgcaccatctttttttttttctgtgattACAGATATTTATGGTGTCCATGTGCACTCTAGGTTGTGCACTAGCTATCAAGTTTGTTGCTATATTAAGTGGTCAGAGAAATGATTATAGTGAGCACTGGGTTGAAGTGATTCCTCCGCTTTGAACTTCAAAATTTTTGCCATTCAATCTGCCATTCTGCATGATTATTGGTACACATTACGAGCGTCTAGCAGGATGTAGTATTGATTGCATTTGCATGCATAAACAGAAGTTGCTATTGGTTGAGTCGTTCCGAGTTTTCAGTCCTATTTTATGCACTGCTAATCTACTTTCCATTTCCAGGCCACTTGACATCGAAGAGCGATGTATACAGCTTCGGGGTTGTGCTTCTGGAGCTCATGACAGGCAGGCGATCGATGGACAAGAACCGGCCAGGTGGGGAACACAACCTGGTGGAATGGGCTCGCTCCCATCTCAAACAAAAACATGGATTCTGCAAGCTGATGGATCCCCAACTTGGTGGAAACATCTCCATGAAAGGTGCTCAAAGAGTGACCCAGCTGGCCCGTGTCTGCCTAGCCCGGGATCCCAAGGCCAGGCCTCTGATGAGCCAGGTGGTGGAGATGCTCAAGCCTCTTCCTGACCTCAATGACATGGCCTCTTCATCCAGCTTGTTCCAGTCCTTGCAAGCAGAGCATGCTGCCAGGCTTGCCTACCCCAGTGGTAGCCAAAGCATGAAGCCGCAGGGTAGCTTTGCGAGGAGCCCGCAGCAGCCGATGAGGAGCCTCTCCTATGGCCCCCATGGCAATGCTTCTCCGTACCGCCCCCATGGCAATGCTTCGCCGTACCGCCCCCATGGCAATGCTTCGCCTTACCGTGCCCAAGGCCAGCAGGCTTCTTCATCCCGCCCTCAGGCTTCTCTACACCGGCACTCGCCGAGGTCCAATGCCAAATAGCGGCATCCTTGATCCTATACAATTGAAAATTGGAGCCGGCCGGCGAGGTAATTTAGTCATATGGTGGTGTGATCTGCTTCTTCGTTCTGACATAGAAATCGGAGGTTACCTGCATCTGCAGACAAAGTCGTTATCTCATGGATTAGAGCTGTGGACAGTTTCCTGTGGTGGTTTAGCTTGTAGCTCTTTGTACATGTCTGGTTAAGTAAATTGGAGATGGGGGAGCCTGGCAAGATTTTGGCTTCCCTCCCTGGAtagagccttttttttttcttttcccttctctCTTTTGATTTGAGAGGGGGGGAAAACTAGATTCGCTCTCGGTCGCTTTGTAATTGATATCATTGGATTGGattaaacaaaaagaaaaaggggtaAAGCAACATATCGCAatcatcagcatcatcatcatttCGTGATGATATGTGAAAGCAATACTCCTAGTATTCATGTGCCATTCATGGGATGACAGGTCCTTCTGGCAATATTTTGGCGCATcccattcattcattcatttgaTGCAGGTTGCCTGTGTCGTACCAATGCAAACTTATTACCTCTGTCCTGTCCCAACAATTGATTTTCACGGGCAGCAAATGTTTGCAGGTATTCAAGAAGGGGAACCTGATTTGCAGGCTACAGAATCGATTTACTAGATTGCAGGCTGAATGAATTCAGGCGACATTTTTAACACACTGCAAACTCATGCTGCATTCCCAGTCCCTAAAAAGGTTCAAATTGAAGTTCTCAGCACGCATCAGTCTAAGTTATAGTATTCCACACATCGTCTAGACAGAAAGAGAAGGCGACAAGACAATATAGACAGGCATCATACGGAGTGACACTAGTACGATAGCATAGCTAGTAAACCGGCTGTGAGTTCGCTCAACTGCTCCAGTCTAGTGATGCGGCTACTGCTGGGTCGCAGAGCTctggaggaggccgtcgcggATCTGCGTGGCAACGTCGCGCACCGCGCCGGGGCCGTGCGGGATGAACACCGACGAGGCTTTGGATGACGCGCCGATCTCCTTCATGGTGTCGAAGTACTGGGTGATGAGCACCATGTCCATCACGTCCTTGGCCGTTGTCCCGGGCACGTTCACGGAGAACCCCAGCACGCTGTCCCTCAGCCCGTCCACGATCGCCTGCCGCTGGCGGGCAATGCCGAGGCCGGACAGGTACTTGGCCTCCGCCTCACCCTCGGCATGCTTGATCTGCACGATCTTCTCCGCCTCCCCCTTCTCGTTCGCAGCCACCCTCAGCCTTGCAGCTGCAAAGAGGCCAAAGCGTCAGAATTCAGAGAATGTCATGTCAGAGTATGTAAGTGCTCTGATCATGATCATCTTGGAGCTTGATTGTTGGCTAACCTGCATTGATCTCGTTCATTGCGCGCTTGACGTGCTCGTCTGGCTCGATGTCCACAATGAGTGTCTGCACAATCTCAAAGCCATAGGCCGACATGGCCTTCTCAAGTTCATCCTCCACAGCCCTTGCTATATCGTTCTTCTGCTCGAAAACATCATCCAGGTTGAGCTTTGGGACACCTGCTCTGATCACTGTTGATACCAATCACAGACAGGCAATAGGATCAGGATAATAAATTACATTTAGCTGTAGGCGAATCCGCAATTCCATATCCCCAAATACCAGCGTTACCTAATATAGCAGGCACGCACCTGCcttttattttcatataaaaagatTCAAAATACTCTCAGAAACTAAAAACAGaaacagcacatagatgagaaaAGGTGGTATCTGATATGATAAAATTTCATTGTTTTAAGAATTCCTACCGTCAAAGACATAAGCTTGGATCTGGGACCTTGTGTTGCTTAGTTTGTAGAACGCGTCACTTGCTTTGTCAGCCAGAGCTCGATACTGAATAGATGCGACAACATTGACAAACACATTGTCCTGCAGAGCTTCAGGTGTTAGCAGCATCATAGTAATTggcaaatcaaaacaaaaatataaaatacatACACAATATCAATGGCAACGTCACCATTCAGATGTCAACAAGGATTCACAAATAAGGTTACATAGAAAAGCCTATGCATATGTTGTAGCTATTTTAGTGTTGTATCCTCAAGGCAGATCAACGAGCAGCTGATCTAGACATTATCATATCAACAAAATACATAGCTTTCAGCTTCACATAGGTTCGCTAAAGGAAGTCATTCGCAGCCAGCCTGTCTTTGAACAGTGTCCTATGTTACTTTGATTTCACTTTTCCTAAGCTTTATAACCCAGAAAGAACTAAATAATGATCAATCCATACTTTGGAACTTATGCTGGAACAAAATGGTagtcctctctctcttttcttctttttttcaccGTGGCTTACTTGGATGGGAAAGTAGTAGATACGCGAAAAAAAGCAGCTATGCATCCATTTAACTCTGCAGTGTTTAGGACTAACCTTTGTCTTAGTTTCACAGCGCACATCGAGTTGCTGCAGCCTGAGTGTGAGATGACCAGCTACACGTTTCCCCACGAACCAAGGCAGGCAGTGGCATCCTGGCTCAAGCACACTGTCAAACTTCCCGAACTGCTCCTTGATGGCCACGGTAGACTGATCAACCTGAACACAGCAGCACAAATTGCCCATAGCTGCAGTTCACTTCTGGTAGCACCTGAATGTTCCATATATCATTAAGCCAACTTAGTACTGAGAATGGTGTGAATAAGCACTGCAATAAGACTATTAATCGCCAACAGCAACTACGCGAGGAGAGACACTTCAATTCAAATTTTCCACGTAAACGCCTCATTCTGTCAACAAGCATCCCTGTACTCAAGATAAGTACAGAATCAAACACCTTCTGAACTTGTGCTTCCAAACTTGAATCATGATCATGATAGCCAAGAAAACAACCATCATCTAAAAAACGCTAAGAAAATCAAACTATACCACACCAAAGATCTAGGAatctacattaaaaaaaaactatttattcTAGATTTCAGCCAAACTGACGCtgaattttcatttttctcGGCGCTTAATGCTATCTGCAACTTAGCCTTAATTATTCCATCTCCATGaagctattttttctttaacaAACCAAAATATTCTTGGAAAGCAAGAATTTAAATTGCTTGTAAACATTACAGAGCTTCAGACCACAAACAAACTGTAAAACCTCAGCAAATGGAGGTGACATGAGTTACAAGATTAATCACACCATATAGAACAAAAGCAATCAAGGAAATTCTTAACAAAATCAACTATTTACTCTAGACTTCATGCAAACTAATGCTGAATTTTCATTTCTTTGCACTTAACGATGCCTGCAACTTAGCACTTAGTAATTCCATCTCCATGGGGTCAGGTTTTCTCTTTCAGAAACCAAAATCTTGTTGTAAAGAACGACAATTTAAAGAAACCGATGCTATATGTTTATCCACAAACCAGGGCTAAGGAGATTTCTGTAAAACTCGGCAAAACGGGATAGACAGGCCAAGGTAACTAACACCACTTACAAGATTAACCACACCAtacagaacaaaaaaaaatccctaaCTAATTCTCCAGAGCATTTTTTTCCAAGGCAGAACAAAGAATGGTTAAAGAATGCAACGACAGAGCTAGCCTGGGCTGGAAGATCAGGAGAAAACACTATGCTGGCATCAGGGTAGGACTAGTTGACAGGGTGGAGTTGTCTGCGAGGCAGGGAAGGTATCTGCATTCTGCATCTTAAATAGCATCTCCGCAGTGCAGCCTGCTCAATTATCACCTCATTATCTGTCTCCACGACCAGTCTGGTGGGTCTACATCATCTAGGAGGTTGTCTAACCCCCGCTCGAACGATTTGGGCTAACTTACAAGCATACCATGTCACTTTGCTGATAATAAATTGGCGAGCAATTGCGTACGAAATGATCAACTTAGACATTGACAATATCCGACGACTTGCGGCAAGTCATCCAGAAGTTGTAGCACCAAAAAAATAACCTGGAACTTTCGGTATGTAATGTATGTAATTAGCGGAGTAGAAGAAAAAATCGGTGCTAGGTTCCAACCAGGCGAAAGATATATGTGGCAATTACAGGCGTCGACATATCTTGCAGAGAAAGAACACGTGATTGGTTCGTGTCCAAATCAGAAAGGTACTAACTACGACCTTGTCGCCGATCCTTTTAAGAATTATGGGGTACTTGCGGTGGAAAAGATTCGGAAGTTCACTAGACTTTGGAGTCATCGCACCAAACAACAAGAAGGAAACAATATGTGACGAAGGATTGGGTAAAGCAGAGTAGGATATTTTTGGCCAAAattaacaaaaaagaaaagaaaaaggcgaGAGAAAGTAGAAGAAGAAACGCGAGAGTGACGCGGCCCAACGTGGAGACTTGGCGTTAGATAAACACTAATcgaaagaagaaggaaaacaGATTACCTTGCGGATTGTTTCCACCGGGCGAGGAAGACGATGGAGCGGTGAGAAAGGCAGGCGTGGTGTTTCTTTCCACTAGGGCAGGGCAGCTGATGATCCAGATCCTGGGGATGAGGGGGAGGGATCGAGGCTACGGGAAGCGTCGTGGTGCTAGAGCAGAGAGCAGAGTCTTGTTCCTCCTTTGTTGACTGGATGGATCATGGATGGAGTATACTTTGGCTTGGGGGTCCACACCAGCAACCACCCTACTCTTGAGTCTTGACACTAGGTTCAATCGATGATGAAGAGGCGGAGTGGGAGTCACCATCGGATTCGAATTGGATTGCCACGACGACTGCCTGGGCCCAAACGCTTTGCTTTTGTTTTCGGGCGTTGGCTAACCATGATCACGGCAGAACTCGGATCTCTGACTTCACCTACGGGTGAAGTTTGGTGACTTTAAAGTCCCGTAGTCCGTTAGATTGTATGTGGATGGATGAGATTTTATGCTACAGTGCATTGTGGATAGTAAGTACCTGAAGTGTTACAGTAATTAATGATATTCTATACGTGTATTTAAATAGTAATCGATGATATACTCGTACATTCTGATTCTACACATATCCTACCGAGTTATAAAGATATCcgtaaaaataattttcatatCAGAAACTCATAATGATAACAAAGATAAATATCTCTTCGTCACCGAGAATA
This genomic interval carries:
- the LOC133885014 gene encoding hypersensitive-induced response protein-like protein 1, encoding MGNLCCCVQVDQSTVAIKEQFGKFDSVLEPGCHCLPWFVGKRVAGHLTLRLQQLDVRCETKTKDNVFVNVVASIQYRALADKASDAFYKLSNTRSQIQAYVFDVIRAGVPKLNLDDVFEQKNDIARAVEDELEKAMSAYGFEIVQTLIVDIEPDEHVKRAMNEINAAARLRVAANEKGEAEKIVQIKHAEGEAEAKYLSGLGIARQRQAIVDGLRDSVLGFSVNVPGTTAKDVMDMVLITQYFDTMKEIGASSKASSVFIPHGPGAVRDVATQIRDGLLQSSATQQ
- the LOC133885013 gene encoding serine/threonine-protein kinase PBL34-like codes for the protein MGVGRSVERRNENPRGEEGSGGRNGSGRVGCWIRLCVSSSPSRSKVDTALSGAASALASETRPKNDVIQDQPVQQIAPYLTTTNNAENASPSSIVADGVKVAFQLRKFSFHELKSATRNFRPESLLGEGGFGRVFKGWIEENGTAAVRPGTGLTVAVKTLNRDGQQGHKEWVAEVNFLGNLQHPNLVKLIGYCIEDNQRQLVYEFMPRGSLEHHLFRKTVPLPWSTRMKIALGAARGLAFLHEEAGRPVIYRDFKTSNVLLDSDYNAKLSDFGLARDGPEGDKTHVSTRVMGTYGYAAPEYVMTGHLTSKSDVYSFGVVLLELMTGRRSMDKNRPGGEHNLVEWARSHLKQKHGFCKLMDPQLGGNISMKGAQRVTQLARVCLARDPKARPLMSQVVEMLKPLPDLNDMASSSSLFQSLQAEHAARLAYPSGSQSMKPQGSFARSPQQPMRSLSYGPHGNASPYRPHGNASPYRPHGNASPYRAQGQQASSSRPQASLHRHSPRSNAK